One window of the Rhipicephalus sanguineus isolate Rsan-2018 chromosome 2, BIME_Rsan_1.4, whole genome shotgun sequence genome contains the following:
- the LOC125757301 gene encoding piggyBac transposable element-derived protein 4-like, with product MAARPRRALRQPIAVASTSAASSDDFFDLSSEDDSSDDVEASDSSSDDDTPDQTPQTSTSTTRVSTTYGKDVLPNAARRMRFSPTRQPGAHVAAALRSDVRRFSRALDFFLLFFTTEVIQKLCDNTNKYAWMHILDRQTYARRDGSWEEVMPLEMLRFIGLILYMGVVDVPRLHMYWRTTGIFSGLLPPNIMKRDRFFALLSFLSVGDPEDLAAAASDGKTWRVSWLLRHINLQSRSLFQPRRNLAVDERMVKSKARSGIRQYIRDKVTKFGYKLWVLADSNTGYTINFFVYTGKREVPGPHGLAFDVVTRLCTEYLHQGYKIFMDNFYTSAKLFEHLLEHKTLACGTTRKDRRGFPKELKDATWERRAQRGDVRWIREGNILFMQWKDRRSVCLMSTMHTANKHVVAKRREKRGGQWVVNTINKPLLVHDYNTGMLGVDKSDQIIATYNVLRKCVRWWKTLFFHAVDIACVNSFILFQEHQKDNPNVEELFRNRNFDQLAFREELIQQIFQYDEVSQGHAPFSPPFSPLDPVRHQPKRMEKRRNCKLCYEKTKTQNRTNVFCSTCKIYLCFLPSRDCFAEWHSRRSQ from the exons ATGGCCGCCCGTCCCCGCCGCGCGCTGCGACAGCCGATTGCTGTTGCAAGCACTTCGGCCGCTTCTAGCGATGATTTTTTCGATCTTAGTAGTGAAGACGACTCGAGTGACGATGTGGAAGCTTCAGATTCGAGTTCGGACGATGACACTCCAGATCAGACGCCTCAGACTTCGACAAGTACTACCAG GGTCTCAACAACCTACGGCAAGGATGTTTTGCCAAATGCAGCACGCCGTATGAGATTTTCACCCACAAGACAGCCTGGTGCTCATGTTGCAGCAGCGCTACGGAGTGACGTGCGTCGCTTCTCAAGGGCGCTtgattttttccttttgttttttacGACAGAAGTGATCCAGAAGTTATGTGACAACACAAACAAGTATGCCTGGATGCATATTTTGGACAGACAAACGTACGCTCGCCGGGACGGCTCCTGGGAAGAGGTAATGCCACTTGAGATGCTGAGGTTCATCGGACTTATCCTCTACATGGGTGTTGTTGATGTACCACGGCTCCACATGTACTGGCGGACGACGggaatattttcaggccttctCCCACCAAATATTATGAAACGGGACCGATTCTTTGCGTTGTTATCTTTCCTAAGTGTAGGGGACCCGGAAGATCTTGCGGCTGCAGCATCTGATGGGAAGACTTGGAGGGTGTCATGGCTCCTGAGACACATAAATCTGCAGTCACGAAGTTTGTTTCAACCACGGCGCAACCTTGCGGTGGATGAACGCATGGTAAAATCAAAAGCCAGGTCAGGAATCAGGCAGTACATTCGGGACAAAGTGACGAAATTTGGATATAAGCTGTGGGTGCTGGCGGATTCGAATACCGGCTATACAATTAATTTTTTTGTGTACACTGGAAAACGAGAGGTACCAGGACCCCACGGATTAGCGTTTGACGTAGTGACTCGGCTCTGCACAGAGTATCTCCATCAGGGATATAAAATTTTTATGGATAACTTTTATACATCGGCAAAACTTTTCGAACACCTCCTTGAGCACAAGACGCTTGCCTGCGGGACCACTCGCAAAGATCGTCGGGGCTTCCCAAAAGAATTGAAGGATGCTACGTGGGAACGAAGGGCGCAGCGTGGGGACGTTCGCTGGATTCGGGAAGGCAACATCCTTTTCATGCAATGGAAGGATCGACGTTCTGTGTGTCTGATGAGCACGATGCACACAGCAAATAAGCATGTTGTTgcaaaaaggagagagaaaaggggGGGCCAGTGGGTTGTGAATACCATAAATAAGCCCCTCCTTGTTCATGACTACAACACCGGAATGCTCGGCGTGGATAAATCAGATCAGATAATTGCCACGTACAACGTACTCAGAAAGTGCGTACGTTGGTGGAAAACCCTGTTTTTTCATGCTGTGGACATTGCATGCGTAAacagttttattttgtttcaggAACACCAGAAAGATAATCCAAATGTTGAAGAACTTTTCAGAAACAGGAACTTTGACCAATTGGCGTTCAGGGAAGAACTGATTCAACAGATATTTCAATACGATGAAGTTTCTCAAGGACACGCCCCTTTCTCACCCCCCTTCTCCCCTCTAGATCCTGTTCGGCACCAGCCGAAAAGAATGGAAAAGAGAAGGAACTGCAAGCTCTgctacgaaaaaacaaaaacgcaaaACAGAACGAACGTATTCTGCTCGACCTGCAAAATTTACCTTTGCTTCCTGCCTTCCCGAGACTGTTTTGCCGAGTGGCACAGTCGTCGGAGCCAGTAG